The genomic DNA GCAGGTCCTGGTCGCTGAGCAAACCTCGGTCATACTTGCGACGGAGGATGGTACTGCCCAAGACCAGATAAGCTTCGGAGATGCGCGTGAAGCGCTCGGCAGCCTCGGTGCTCCCGGGATTGCGATCCGGATGGTAGAGGAAGCTCTGCCGGTAGTACGCCGCTTTGATCTGTGCCTGCGTGGCGGTGGAGGGGACGCCCAGAAGATCATAGAGAGCGTTGCGTGAATAAGTCCTCACTCGTGAGCACAAGCCCGTGGCCGAACTTTGAGGCAAGCCCTGGACCTGCCACAATCTCCGTAGGGATGACAGCGGCCACGCCAGGCAGCGCGCGGCCGCCATGTTGTGGCGGGGCCAGGGCGGCGCCGAGGCAGCCAATGGAGGCTTCGAATCGCTAGAGGCGTCCCCGCTTTATAGCCAATCAAATAAAAGGAAAGGCGGGGAAGTTTAGCCTGAGACGATCGCAGGTTGATGACGTCAAAACATTGCGCCTGTGCTCGCCGGCCCCAGCGTGTTGCCATCCCTTAGAGATGGCATCTCGTAGCCGGAGACCAGAACACAGCGGACCGCCAGAGCTGGTGAGAGCCCCTCCAGGTCTTGGTC from Rattus norvegicus strain BN/NHsdMcwi chromosome 12, GRCr8, whole genome shotgun sequence includes the following:
- the Dnajc30 gene encoding dnaJ homolog subfamily C member 30, mitochondrial, producing MAAARCLAWPLSSLRRLWQVQGLPQSSATGLCSRVRTYSRNALYDLLGVPSTATQAQIKAAYYRQSFLYHPDRNPGSTEAAERFTRISEAYLVLGSTILRRKYDRGLLSDQDLRGPGVKPSKTPVADPTPPRPPPYTPRAHGGSRASQGDGRTMFDFDAFYQAHYGEQLERERRLRARREALRKKQKDHASKGPRWDDTRDATFFVILFLIFIFVGFRI